The segment AACCCGGTTGAATCTTTATCCGAACGGACTTTCATTTCCAAGTTATTATTGAGGGAGAAATTGATTGACCCCGATTTACCCGAAGAAGGCGGTGAAAAGATCTGATTGGCGAAAGGCGAATATTGTACATGAACATCTTCGCCTTGTGCATTCGTATAAACATAATCTTCCCAGAATCCATATTTGGAATTACCAAAGTCCGGTCGTGCACTCAAGCTGATAGACGGCTCGAAACGGTGACGAATCATTTCTATTTTCTTACCGCCAAAGAAAGGAAGCGGCTTGAAGAATCCATATAAAGTAGTTGAAGCTGAAACAGAAGCATCATATTCGTACGTCCGATAGAAGCCGTATGTCGTATCAACCGGAGCCATTGCTCCTTTCTGTATGTCATACGCCTGCTCCACTTTGTGAGTATACCAGTTCTCCGTATAATTGAATGAAGGTGAAATATTCAAATACTTAAAGAGCGTAAACGTCGCACTGACAGGTATTTTATGCTGCATGGCATTTCGCCAGTCTTTCACCAGATTCGACTTAAACAGAAGATTTTCCTTCGTATTGATACTATTTCGCAAATAACCGGTATACGACATGGATATCTTTTCATACCAGCGCTCTTTTCCTACGGCATGTTTCCGCTTGAAAGGATATATACGACTTAATGTTAACGAAACATCCGGCAAAGTTACCGATATAGAAGAATCTCGAGATGTCTGGTTGATCGACATGTTAGCCGAAATAGACAAAGGATTATTAGGGAAACGCTGAGTAATGTTCACGCTGGAACTCTTGGTGTTGCTCGTCGCATTCGCATTATACAATCCCATCATCTGGTTACGGTCGTAACTGCTCGTCGAGAAATTGACACTGGCCGAGAATGAACGGTAAGGATTCGCCTTGGAATCCTGCGAATGTGTCCAGGTAATTTTGAAGTCTTTTGACTTGCTGTAATCGGGCAACCCCTTATCGCCGTACTTCGAAACCAGATAGGAAGCCATAAAACTACCAGAGTACTTGTATCTTTTCCGATAGTTAGACTTGGCAGACAATCCCCATGAACCTTTCGTATAAATCTCGCCTGTCAGCGCCAGATCCATATAATCACTCAAGGCAAAATAGTAACCGCCGTCGCGCAAGTAAAAACCTCGCGCTGATTCATCACCAAAAGTAGGCATCAGAATACCGGAAGAATACGTACTTGAAAACGGGAAGAAACAGAATGGAAGTCCTAATGGATACAAAGGAACGTCTTCAATAACCAAATAAACCGGACCAGTCACGATGTTTTTCTTCGGACGGACCTTTGCCTTCGTCATCTGAATATAGAAATGCGGATGCTCATGCTCATCACACGTAGTATAACGGCCACCAACCATATTCAACGCATCGGTTTCCGTCTTTTTAGTTCTCCCGGCCGTAACATAACCTTCACCCTGTTGAGTAATCACGTCGGTGATATATCCTTTCTTGGTTTTAAAGTTATAACGCATCGTCTTTGATTCATACTGGTCGTTACCATCAATAAACAACGGATAACCAAACTCGTCGCCTATTGAATCCAATCCGAACTTGGCATACACCAAACTGCTGTCCATGTTCATCTCGATATTTTCGGCCTGCAACTGAATCTGCTGATACTTTACATCACCTTCACCGTATAAATAAGCCATATTCCCGGCCGTCATCACAATTGAGTCGTTGGCTTTATACTCAACCGGAGCCTCCAAACCCGTTCTTCGAGTAGAATCGGCCAAAGCAATAGAGTCCTGTGCTGCCGAATCAACCCGCAAGGTCGTATCAGCAACCGCCTGCTCTGACGTATAAGAAGGAGAAGTCTTTCGTTGGGCAAACAAGCCCCAGCTTCCTAAGATATAGACAAGTAGGGTTAATAGAACTCTATATTTCATTCACTTAAAAATTCACCGTAATCAATTACAGTTGGCAAAGGTATAATAAAATACGGAGTGAAACCCAATTATTCCCCTAAAAAGAGTTTACACCACGCGTCAAATTGTGAAACAGTTTCCTCTCCATATTTAGAAAGACTCTTCCGGATTTTCTCGGGAGACTTTTCCTTATCCAATTTCGTCTTACTGAAAAACTTGTCGGCAAAACAAATGATCTGCTCTTCCCACGATACCGGACGCATATCCCGATGCGGAACCGGCAAGTTCTGTTCTTCAATCATCTTCAGGGAAAGCCCGGTTCCCGTATGCCGTTCGCACACCAGCGCATGCTTCGGATATCCTTCTGCACGCATTAATTCCGCACCTAAA is part of the Parabacteroides sp. AD58 genome and harbors:
- a CDS encoding HDIG domain-containing metalloprotein, whose amino-acid sequence is MDPLEIIKKYYPEKSEAYHILTVHSRSVADKALEIARMHPELNLDLTFIEEAAMLHDIGIFKCDAEGIDCHGQAPYICHGYLGAELMRAEGYPKHALVCERHTGTGLSLKMIEEQNLPVPHRDMRPVSWEEQIICFADKFFSKTKLDKEKSPEKIRKSLSKYGEETVSQFDAWCKLFLGE
- a CDS encoding putative LPS assembly protein LptD gives rise to the protein MKYRVLLTLLVYILGSWGLFAQRKTSPSYTSEQAVADTTLRVDSAAQDSIALADSTRRTGLEAPVEYKANDSIVMTAGNMAYLYGEGDVKYQQIQLQAENIEMNMDSSLVYAKFGLDSIGDEFGYPLFIDGNDQYESKTMRYNFKTKKGYITDVITQQGEGYVTAGRTKKTETDALNMVGGRYTTCDEHEHPHFYIQMTKAKVRPKKNIVTGPVYLVIEDVPLYPLGLPFCFFPFSSTYSSGILMPTFGDESARGFYLRDGGYYFALSDYMDLALTGEIYTKGSWGLSAKSNYRKRYKYSGSFMASYLVSKYGDKGLPDYSKSKDFKITWTHSQDSKANPYRSFSASVNFSTSSYDRNQMMGLYNANATSNTKSSSVNITQRFPNNPLSISANMSINQTSRDSSISVTLPDVSLTLSRIYPFKRKHAVGKERWYEKISMSYTGYLRNSINTKENLLFKSNLVKDWRNAMQHKIPVSATFTLFKYLNISPSFNYTENWYTHKVEQAYDIQKGAMAPVDTTYGFYRTYEYDASVSASTTLYGFFKPLPFFGGKKIEMIRHRFEPSISLSARPDFGNSKYGFWEDYVYTNAQGEDVHVQYSPFANQIFSPPSSGKSGSINFSLNNNLEMKVRSDKDSTGFKKISLIDKLSLGMSYNMAADSFKWSDLSVGLRLKLSKNYTLNLNGTFDTYTYGYNEQTGRAYKVDVPRWQAGKGIGRLRQTGTSFSYTFNNDTFKKWFGGGDDSKKKGEGDASTDATNADNPDLNGPEDGEKKGSRLLGKKKEDGEYDSDGYYMAKVPWSLSFNYSMSLGYSSEFDPKKMEYKYALTHALSFNGNIQPTKNWSFNFNATYDFDTHKVSYMTCNITRNMHCFQMTASFIPIGPYKSYTFSIAVSSSLLKDLKYNQSSSYREGQQWY